A stretch of Carnobacteriaceae bacterium zg-C25 DNA encodes these proteins:
- a CDS encoding HPr kinase/phosphorylase: MTVTIQQLIDTLHIKVQHGCDNLNRTVSTSELSRPGLELSGYFDYYSTERIQVFGRTEIAFLQQLPDEKAKDVIKQLCHPEIPAFIMARNLPAPQLLVDRAKEVGIPILQSASKTTSVISNLTNYLETQLAVRESIHGVFIDVYGVGVLITGDSGVGKSETALDLIKNGHRLVADDRIDFYQIDELTLVGEAPAILKNLLEVRGIGIVDVMTIFGASAVKETKKLEMIVHLEMWDGQKIFDRLGNNQETVRIIDVDVPKFTIPVKLGRNLANIVEVATMNYRAKNMGFDATQAFQEKLNQLIEINSGKE, from the coding sequence ATGACGGTTACAATTCAGCAATTAATTGATACTTTGCATATTAAAGTTCAGCATGGCTGTGATAATTTAAATCGAACGGTATCAACGAGTGAATTATCGAGACCCGGATTAGAATTGTCGGGATATTTTGATTATTACTCAACAGAACGTATTCAAGTATTTGGTAGAACCGAAATTGCATTTTTGCAACAATTACCAGATGAAAAAGCGAAAGATGTCATTAAACAATTATGTCATCCAGAAATCCCTGCTTTTATTATGGCGCGTAATTTACCAGCGCCACAACTGCTTGTCGATAGGGCAAAAGAAGTTGGTATTCCGATATTACAAAGCGCCAGCAAAACAACGAGTGTCATTAGTAATTTAACGAATTATTTAGAAACGCAATTAGCAGTGCGTGAATCTATTCACGGTGTATTTATCGATGTTTACGGTGTTGGTGTTTTAATTACAGGAGATAGTGGTGTTGGTAAAAGTGAGACGGCACTAGATTTAATTAAAAACGGGCATCGTTTAGTTGCCGATGATCGTATCGATTTTTATCAGATTGATGAATTGACACTTGTCGGAGAAGCACCAGCCATCTTGAAAAACTTATTAGAAGTTAGAGGAATTGGTATTGTTGATGTTATGACAATTTTTGGCGCAAGTGCTGTAAAAGAAACGAAAAAATTAGAAATGATTGTGCATTTAGAAATGTGGGACGGACAAAAAATATTTGATCGTTTAGGTAACAATCAAGAGACGGTAAGAATTATTGATGTGGATGTTCCTAAATTCACTATTCCGGTAAAACTTGGTCGTAACTTGGCAAATATTGTTGAAGTAGCAACAATGAATTATCGTGCAAAAAATATGGGATTTGATGCGACGCAAGCATTTCAAGAAAAATTGAATCAACTCATTGAAATCAATTCAGGAAAGGAGTAG
- a CDS encoding cytochrome c biogenesis protein CcdA, which yields MGQQLDAVFLWTTFLAGILSFFSPCILPLLPVYTGILMEETGDKAIRIGKIKIYTKPVYTTLAFIFGISTVFLTLGFGASFLGKLIASNYTPIIMGTIVVILGLHHAEYIRIPFLEQQKSTTISTNKNQLLNAYLLGFTFSFGWTPCIGPVLSAVFALSSSGGSNSLLGVMLMGVYALGLALPFIVISLASTLFLKHVAKVKKYMIRIKKVGGWLIILMGLLLIFGQANFLSTLFH from the coding sequence ATGGGACAACAATTAGATGCGGTGTTTCTTTGGACAACGTTTTTAGCCGGTATTCTATCATTTTTCTCACCATGTATTTTACCGCTATTACCGGTATATACAGGTATTCTAATGGAGGAAACGGGAGATAAAGCAATAAGAATAGGAAAAATTAAAATTTATACCAAACCAGTTTATACGACGTTAGCATTCATTTTTGGTATTTCAACAGTTTTTCTAACATTAGGATTTGGTGCAAGTTTTTTAGGAAAATTAATTGCTAGTAACTATACACCAATCATTATGGGAACAATTGTTGTGATTTTAGGTTTACATCATGCTGAATACATTCGTATTCCATTTTTAGAACAACAAAAATCAACGACAATATCTACAAATAAAAATCAACTGCTAAATGCTTATTTATTAGGATTTACATTTAGTTTTGGTTGGACACCTTGTATAGGACCTGTGTTAAGTGCGGTTTTTGCATTATCTTCATCAGGTGGAAGCAATAGTTTACTAGGTGTGATGTTAATGGGGGTTTATGCATTAGGGTTAGCCTTACCGTTTATCGTTATTTCTTTAGCATCAACGCTATTTTTAAAACATGTTGCTAAAGTTAAAAAATATATGATACGTATTAAAAAAGTTGGTGGCTGGTTAATTAT
- the trxB gene encoding thioredoxin-disulfide reductase codes for MEKIYDVIVVGSGPAGMTAALYASRANLSVLILERGMPGGELLNTSEIENYPGYPLIAGPDLAQKMNDSALSFGAESAYGNVSNIAIEGDVKVVTVGKKTYRAYSLIIATGAHHRKLGVPGEEEFSGRGVSYCAVCDGAFFKNRHLIVVGGGDSAVEEGAYLTQYASKVTIVHRRDALRAQKILQDRAFKNPKIEFIWNNTVEEVVGEDGVVTGVQLVNTQTGEKSFVQADGVFIYVGVLPNSEPFKQLGLEEQDGWIVTDNDMATNVPGVFAVGDVRFKTLRQVVTAVGDGGQAGQAAYHYVETLKERLSE; via the coding sequence ATGGAAAAAATTTATGATGTTATTGTTGTAGGTTCTGGTCCTGCCGGTATGACGGCAGCACTTTATGCATCTCGTGCCAACTTGTCTGTCTTGATATTAGAAAGAGGCATGCCGGGTGGAGAGTTATTAAATACATCAGAAATTGAAAATTATCCGGGTTATCCGTTAATTGCGGGTCCAGATTTAGCACAAAAAATGAATGATAGCGCATTAAGTTTTGGTGCGGAATCAGCATATGGAAATGTATCCAACATTGCTATTGAGGGTGATGTTAAAGTGGTTACAGTCGGTAAAAAAACGTATCGCGCATACAGCCTCATTATTGCGACTGGAGCACACCATCGTAAATTGGGTGTGCCAGGTGAAGAAGAATTTTCAGGACGTGGTGTAAGCTACTGTGCCGTATGTGATGGTGCCTTTTTCAAAAATCGTCATTTAATCGTTGTTGGTGGTGGTGATTCTGCTGTTGAAGAAGGTGCGTACTTGACACAATATGCATCAAAAGTAACGATTGTACACCGCAGAGATGCGTTGCGTGCACAAAAAATTTTACAAGACCGCGCCTTTAAAAATCCGAAAATTGAATTTATTTGGAACAACACAGTTGAAGAAGTTGTTGGTGAAGATGGCGTTGTAACGGGTGTTCAATTGGTCAATACGCAAACAGGTGAAAAATCATTTGTTCAAGCAGATGGTGTGTTTATCTATGTTGGTGTACTCCCAAATAGTGAACCGTTTAAACAATTAGGGTTGGAAGAACAAGACGGATGGATTGTCACAGATAATGATATGGCAACTAACGTGCCCGGAGTGTTTGCTGTTGGTGACGTCCGCTTTAAAACACTACGCCAAGTGGTGACGGCTGTTGGAGATGGCGGTCAAGCTGGGCAAGCGGCATATCATTATGTCGAAACATTAAAAGAAAGATTAAGTGAGTAA
- the galU gene encoding UTP--glucose-1-phosphate uridylyltransferase GalU, with protein sequence MKKVKKAIIPAAGSGTRLLPATKAMAKEMMPIVDKPTIQLIVEEAVASGIEDILIITGKGKRPIEDHFDANIELEATLREKGKLDLLKLVEDTAGANIYFVRQPYPKGLGDAVLQAKAFVGDEPFVVLLGDDIMADEVPLTKQLMDSYYATGASQIAVVEVDPSQTGSYGIIDVESKISEDVYNVRKFVEKPKPEDAPSNLAIIGRYLLSPEIFTILETLEPGVGGEVQLTDAIDKLNQTQRVFAKTFHGIRYDTGNKLGLLTTNIQHGLQHPETKDGLKKYILELAKVLEAGE encoded by the coding sequence ATTAAAAAAGTAAAGAAAGCCATTATTCCTGCAGCAGGATCAGGAACACGTTTATTGCCAGCTACAAAAGCGATGGCAAAAGAAATGATGCCGATTGTTGATAAGCCAACGATTCAATTGATTGTAGAGGAAGCGGTAGCTTCAGGTATTGAAGATATTTTAATTATTACGGGTAAAGGTAAACGTCCAATTGAAGATCACTTTGATGCTAACATTGAATTAGAAGCAACATTACGTGAAAAAGGAAAATTGGATTTATTAAAATTAGTTGAAGATACTGCTGGTGCAAACATTTATTTTGTTCGCCAACCATATCCTAAAGGGTTAGGAGATGCTGTATTACAAGCTAAAGCGTTTGTTGGAGATGAACCGTTTGTCGTTTTATTAGGTGACGATATTATGGCTGATGAAGTACCTTTAACAAAACAATTAATGGATAGCTATTACGCAACAGGTGCAAGTCAAATTGCGGTTGTAGAAGTTGATCCAAGTCAAACGGGTAGTTACGGAATTATTGATGTGGAATCAAAAATTTCAGAAGATGTTTATAATGTTAGAAAATTTGTTGAAAAACCAAAACCAGAAGATGCGCCAAGTAATTTAGCAATCATCGGTCGTTATTTATTATCTCCAGAAATTTTTACTATTTTAGAAACACTTGAACCAGGTGTTGGTGGCGAAGTACAATTAACAGATGCCATTGATAAATTAAATCAAACACAACGTGTATTTGCGAAAACATTCCACGGTATTCGTTACGATACGGGTAATAAATTAGGGTTATTAACAACAAATATTCAGCATGGTTTACAACACCCTGAAACTAAAGATGGGTTGAAAAAATATATTTTAGAATTAGCAAAAGTTTTGGAAGCTGGTGAATAA
- a CDS encoding YihA family ribosome biogenesis GTP-binding protein, with protein sequence MNVNKASFVISAVSSKQYPETEMIEIALAGRSNVGKSSFINKLINRKSLARTSSKPGKTQQLNYYNIDDKFHFVDVPGYGYAKVSKSERAKWGKMLEEYFTTRQPLKMVFLLMDFRHEPTLEDVQMKEFVEYYDIPYRIIATKADKVKRGVWNKHESMFRKKLSLSQDTPIFIFSSETGEGKDKIWNQITQLLDAH encoded by the coding sequence ATGAACGTAAATAAAGCAAGCTTTGTCATAAGTGCCGTATCGAGTAAACAGTACCCTGAAACTGAAATGATCGAAATCGCTTTAGCTGGTCGATCTAACGTTGGTAAATCATCATTTATCAATAAACTCATCAATCGAAAAAGTTTAGCGCGTACATCGAGTAAACCAGGAAAAACACAGCAATTAAACTATTATAATATTGATGATAAATTTCATTTTGTCGATGTGCCAGGTTATGGTTATGCAAAAGTATCCAAATCTGAACGGGCGAAATGGGGGAAAATGTTAGAAGAGTATTTCACAACAAGACAACCGTTAAAAATGGTGTTTTTACTCATGGATTTCAGACACGAACCTACATTAGAAGATGTTCAAATGAAAGAATTTGTAGAATATTATGATATTCCTTACCGTATCATTGCCACAAAAGCTGATAAGGTTAAACGGGGCGTTTGGAATAAGCATGAATCGATGTTCCGTAAAAAATTATCGTTATCACAAGATACACCAATTTTCATTTTTTCAAGCGAAACAGGCGAAGGCAAAGATAAAATTTGGAATCAAATTACGCAATTACTAGACGCTCACTAA
- a CDS encoding MATE family efflux transporter — protein METKNFYKAYAKVVIPLMLQGMITKFVSMIDNLMVGQLGDTSIASVAMGNKILDIIMFTVFGVSAAVSVFIAQYYGAQNVEKQKEVFRIGLLMSGTVFIVASSILAIFPQQVVHYFVQDATIKEAVLNYMGIMIIGYIPFVVSINYATALRVIGQVKMPLVASLASVAVNSIGNYMLIFGNFGFSPMGIQGAAIATVFSRIVEFTILIYFTKRYHFSFDTKVSQLFHVPRYMVREVMFKALPLTLNEIIWSFGQATILKTYGSRGDEALAALAITETTSSIFFAFAQGLAGATPIFISQLLGANRFKEAYQNSVRMMKSTVVVAVGLGALMFTMSFIVPNIYQVSIVSHQIATQTIQIASLFFWVYLTNTQCYFILRAGGDMKSTLIVDGLYMWSVTIPVISIIAYMTQLPLIPMYIIGQSCDLGKLVVSLTMFFKKKWLKNSTI, from the coding sequence ATGGAGACAAAAAATTTTTATAAAGCGTATGCCAAAGTAGTTATCCCGCTAATGTTACAAGGTATGATTACGAAATTTGTTTCAATGATCGATAATTTGATGGTTGGACAATTAGGCGATACATCAATTGCGTCCGTTGCGATGGGAAACAAAATTTTAGACATTATCATGTTCACTGTTTTTGGTGTATCCGCAGCAGTCAGCGTGTTTATTGCACAATACTACGGCGCTCAAAATGTCGAAAAGCAAAAGGAAGTTTTTCGTATTGGGTTACTCATGAGTGGGACGGTGTTTATTGTTGCTAGCAGTATTTTGGCGATTTTCCCGCAACAAGTGGTGCATTATTTTGTACAGGACGCCACGATTAAAGAAGCTGTCTTAAATTATATGGGCATTATGATTATCGGGTATATTCCATTTGTCGTTTCAATTAACTACGCCACAGCGTTAAGGGTAATTGGGCAAGTTAAAATGCCGTTAGTAGCCAGTTTAGCTAGTGTGGCTGTAAACAGTATCGGAAATTATATGTTGATTTTTGGGAATTTCGGATTTTCTCCAATGGGAATTCAAGGTGCGGCAATTGCTACCGTATTTTCCAGAATTGTAGAATTTACAATATTAATCTATTTTACAAAACGTTATCATTTTTCATTTGATACAAAAGTTAGTCAGTTATTTCATGTACCGCGTTACATGGTAAGAGAAGTGATGTTTAAAGCGTTACCGCTAACGCTCAATGAAATTATATGGTCATTTGGCCAAGCAACCATTTTAAAAACGTATGGTTCACGTGGTGATGAAGCGTTGGCAGCGTTAGCGATTACCGAAACGACATCATCAATCTTTTTTGCTTTTGCACAAGGGTTAGCGGGTGCAACACCTATCTTTATATCACAATTATTGGGTGCCAATCGCTTTAAAGAAGCTTATCAAAACAGCGTTCGTATGATGAAGTCAACCGTTGTCGTAGCCGTTGGGTTAGGGGCACTTATGTTTACAATGAGTTTTATTGTACCGAATATTTATCAAGTATCAATCGTGTCTCATCAAATCGCAACGCAAACAATACAAATTGCATCGCTATTTTTCTGGGTGTACTTAACCAATACACAATGCTATTTTATTTTACGTGCAGGTGGCGATATGAAATCCACTTTAATTGTTGATGGCTTATATATGTGGTCTGTCACCATTCCCGTTATTTCAATCATCGCTTATATGACACAACTGCCGTTAATTCCAATGTACATTATTGGTCAATCTTGCGATTTAGGTAAATTGGTTGTTAGTTTAACGATGTTTTTTAAGAAAAAATGGTTAAAAAACAGTACAATTTAA
- a CDS encoding prolipoprotein diacylglyceryl transferase, translating to MINPEIFRIGPLSVRWYAVIILTGAILATWLSNRVAQRKNFPDEFINDLLFYLFPIGIVGARIYYVAFTWDEYKNNLWDVFKIWEGGIAIYGGLIAGLLVIYWYAKKKHTHPLVVLDIIVPYVLLAQGIGRWGNFMNQEAFGAAVSRQYLEAQFIPSFIIDRMYIGGTYYQPTFLYESVLSVIGCIVLIVLREKWQHLKIGDLTLGYIFWYGIERFIVEGMRSDSLYIGAIRVSQALSVVLVIFAIIAFFVKKKWIQQSFATYMYSPTRRD from the coding sequence ATGATAAATCCAGAAATATTTAGAATAGGGCCGCTATCAGTTCGTTGGTATGCAGTGATTATTTTAACTGGTGCTATATTGGCAACGTGGTTGTCTAATCGTGTGGCACAACGAAAAAACTTTCCAGATGAATTTATAAACGATTTACTGTTTTACTTATTCCCAATAGGTATTGTCGGTGCGCGAATTTACTACGTGGCATTTACATGGGATGAGTATAAAAATAATTTATGGGATGTTTTTAAAATTTGGGAAGGTGGCATTGCCATCTATGGCGGACTAATCGCAGGATTACTCGTTATTTATTGGTATGCTAAAAAGAAACATACACATCCGTTAGTGGTATTAGACATTATTGTGCCGTATGTGTTGTTGGCACAAGGGATAGGCCGCTGGGGAAACTTTATGAATCAAGAAGCTTTTGGAGCCGCCGTTTCTCGACAATACTTAGAAGCACAATTTATTCCATCGTTTATTATTGATCGTATGTATATTGGTGGAACGTACTATCAACCGACATTTTTATATGAATCGGTATTAAGTGTGATTGGCTGTATCGTATTAATTGTTTTACGAGAAAAATGGCAACATTTAAAAATTGGTGATTTAACGTTAGGTTATATTTTCTGGTACGGTATTGAACGGTTTATTGTAGAAGGTATGCGCAGCGATAGTTTATATATCGGTGCAATTCGTGTATCGCAAGCGTTGTCTGTTGTATTAGTTATTTTTGCCATTATCGCCTTTTTTGTGAAAAAGAAATGGATACAACAATCCTTTGCAACTTATATGTATTCGCCGACGAGGAGGGATTAA
- a CDS encoding class A sortase, whose amino-acid sequence MGRKEDRKAQERQKKSLRYRLLTILSIVFAVVGIGLLAQPFVSNYLLTQRIQEQERQLSQLTREEIEANQNANASFDFNDVQSLSLESILAASQNKAKVQSIGEIAIPSVGINLTVAKGVSDLNMSVGAGTLRSDQVMGEGNYPLASHYSSYGDGKLLFTPLLKVELGDKVYLTDLKKVYVYETYWKEVVNPDRVDLVENTPGDNIVTLITCSDGSAAYRLIVRARLTASYDVSQAPTEAIEAFKLTKHTLR is encoded by the coding sequence ATGGGAAGAAAAGAAGATCGTAAAGCACAAGAAAGACAGAAAAAAAGTTTACGCTATAGATTATTAACCATTTTATCTATAGTATTTGCCGTTGTAGGTATAGGACTTTTAGCACAGCCGTTCGTTAGTAACTATTTATTAACGCAACGCATTCAAGAACAAGAAAGACAACTTTCTCAATTGACACGTGAAGAAATTGAGGCGAATCAAAACGCGAATGCGTCATTTGACTTTAATGACGTACAATCGTTGAGTTTAGAATCAATTTTAGCGGCAAGTCAAAATAAAGCTAAAGTACAGTCAATTGGAGAAATTGCCATTCCATCGGTAGGTATTAATTTGACGGTTGCTAAAGGTGTTTCAGATTTAAATATGTCTGTAGGTGCAGGAACACTTCGATCTGATCAAGTTATGGGCGAGGGGAATTACCCTTTAGCTAGTCATTATTCATCATACGGTGACGGAAAACTATTGTTTACACCGTTGCTTAAAGTTGAACTTGGCGACAAAGTATATTTAACTGATTTGAAAAAAGTTTATGTTTATGAAACGTACTGGAAAGAAGTTGTTAATCCTGACAGAGTGGATTTGGTTGAAAATACGCCGGGTGACAATATTGTAACATTGATAACATGTAGTGATGGTAGTGCGGCATACCGTTTAATTGTGCGTGCGCGTTTAACGGCTAGCTATGATGTTTCACAAGCGCCTACTGAGGCGATTGAAGCATTTAAATTAACAAAACATACATTACGTTAG
- a CDS encoding APC family permease has product MNQKKFGFFTALSMLIGICIGSGIFFKTANILSSTNGSVSLGVLVFVLAAICIVFGGLAMAELALRSKKEGGLVGYFEEFVSFKWASAYGLFFMSLYLPTITVILCWVSSIYTMVLFDIQVPKQYELFVQVIIGVVYMIVFVYLNTLSTRLGGRIQSLTTIIKLIPLFLIALTGLIFGKEQQTTLQSLSQLDMGMSGWLYAIVPMSFAYDGWTVSTTMVHDVANPQKTFRKVLIMGPLLILSIYVLYFLGVTSFLGVDTVLKEGKNAVFLVSDMLLGNIGGKVLSIIVLISVLGTTNGLVMAMIRMPQILASKGMLGRYSKQVDSTESGVSKQSSIIAVCILSVWFVIHYVVMQYMLLGESDISEIAIVFNYILYTLLYTQVYKFTSIKNPIFRYVVPTVAMLGSGVILFGSLTTNAVNIVLFFGVCAIPCALGYHLGKKALTQHQDSMTNGTGN; this is encoded by the coding sequence ATGAACCAGAAAAAATTTGGTTTTTTTACAGCACTGTCTATGCTGATTGGTATTTGTATCGGGTCTGGTATATTTTTTAAAACCGCGAACATTTTATCTTCAACAAACGGAAGTGTTTCATTAGGTGTACTAGTATTTGTATTGGCAGCGATATGTATTGTTTTTGGTGGATTAGCCATGGCAGAATTAGCACTACGTTCAAAAAAAGAAGGTGGGCTTGTTGGTTATTTTGAAGAATTTGTATCGTTTAAATGGGCAAGTGCATACGGTTTATTTTTTATGTCGCTTTATTTACCAACAATTACGGTTATTCTCTGTTGGGTTTCAAGTATTTATACAATGGTTTTATTCGATATACAAGTACCTAAACAGTATGAATTATTCGTTCAAGTTATTATCGGTGTTGTATATATGATCGTGTTTGTTTATTTAAATACGCTTTCAACAAGACTCGGAGGACGTATTCAATCACTGACAACGATTATTAAGTTAATCCCACTATTTTTAATCGCACTGACAGGGTTAATTTTTGGGAAAGAGCAACAGACGACTTTACAAAGTTTATCTCAACTGGATATGGGTATGTCAGGTTGGCTTTATGCAATAGTACCGATGAGTTTTGCGTATGACGGCTGGACAGTATCAACAACTATGGTGCATGATGTTGCAAATCCACAAAAAACATTTAGAAAAGTGCTGATTATGGGGCCGTTGCTTATTTTAAGTATTTATGTTCTTTACTTTTTAGGGGTGACATCTTTCTTGGGAGTGGACACCGTTTTGAAAGAAGGGAAAAATGCTGTCTTTTTAGTGAGCGATATGTTATTAGGTAATATTGGTGGAAAAGTATTATCTATCATTGTCCTTATATCTGTTTTAGGTACGACAAACGGTCTTGTTATGGCGATGATACGTATGCCACAAATTTTAGCTAGCAAAGGCATGCTGGGGCGCTATTCAAAACAAGTTGATAGCACAGAATCAGGTGTATCGAAGCAATCAAGCATCATCGCTGTATGTATCTTGTCTGTATGGTTTGTGATTCACTACGTTGTTATGCAGTATATGCTTTTAGGAGAAAGTGATATTAGTGAAATTGCAATTGTATTTAACTATATTTTGTACACTTTATTATATACTCAAGTCTATAAATTCACGTCTATTAAAAATCCGATTTTTAGATATGTCGTACCAACGGTCGCTATGTTGGGTTCTGGCGTCATCTTGTTTGGTTCTTTAACAACAAATGCAGTTAATATTGTATTATTTTTTGGTGTTTGTGCCATTCCTTGCGCTTTAGGTTATCATCTAGGTAAAAAAGCACTGACACAACATCAAGATTCTATGACAAATGGTACTGGGAATTAA
- a CDS encoding D-alanine--D-alanine ligase gives MKKLFLIYGGKSQEHDISILTALNISKSLDYQLYEVYPIYIAKNGVWHALNRLECGAQSEQELTAISQHSEVLPTVIKQDNAIVFPVLHGPNGEDGTIQGLFEMLDVPYVGTGVMASACGMDKIISKKIFEKAGIPQLAYVEVYKKAWEDDAQSLIQKCENELTYPMFVKPANMGSSVGISKAENVSELENAIRVALRYDRRVVVETGVIARELEVAMLGNDDAKASVVGEVLKVVDFYDFEEKYKNGNAQLQIPAKIDETISRQIRDYAVTAYKALDGSGLSRVDFFLTENNDIYINEINTLPGFTQFSMYPLLWEATGIAYADLITELLRLAQERYDEKKLYQQVN, from the coding sequence ATGAAAAAATTATTTTTAATTTACGGTGGTAAAAGTCAAGAGCACGATATTTCCATTTTAACGGCTTTAAACATTTCAAAATCGTTGGATTATCAATTATACGAAGTTTATCCAATTTATATTGCTAAAAATGGAGTGTGGCATGCGTTAAACCGTTTGGAATGTGGTGCACAAAGCGAACAAGAATTGACGGCGATTTCACAACATAGTGAAGTTTTACCGACTGTTATAAAACAAGATAACGCAATCGTATTTCCTGTTTTACATGGTCCAAATGGAGAAGACGGCACGATTCAAGGGTTGTTTGAAATGTTAGATGTTCCATATGTTGGTACGGGTGTTATGGCAAGTGCGTGTGGAATGGATAAAATCATTTCTAAAAAAATATTTGAAAAAGCGGGTATTCCACAATTAGCCTATGTTGAGGTGTACAAAAAAGCTTGGGAAGATGATGCACAGTCACTAATTCAAAAATGTGAAAATGAATTAACGTATCCAATGTTTGTCAAACCAGCAAATATGGGTTCAAGTGTAGGGATATCTAAAGCTGAAAATGTGTCTGAATTGGAAAATGCCATTCGTGTTGCGTTGCGTTATGACCGTCGCGTTGTTGTTGAAACGGGAGTAATTGCACGTGAATTAGAAGTGGCGATGTTGGGCAATGATGATGCTAAAGCGTCTGTTGTGGGAGAAGTGTTAAAAGTTGTTGATTTTTATGATTTTGAAGAAAAATATAAAAACGGTAACGCACAATTACAAATTCCTGCTAAGATTGATGAAACCATTAGTCGTCAAATTCGAGACTATGCCGTTACTGCGTATAAAGCGTTAGATGGTTCTGGATTAAGTCGGGTAGACTTTTTCCTAACAGAAAACAACGACATTTATATTAATGAAATCAATACATTACCGGGCTTTACTCAATTTAGTATGTACCCATTATTGTGGGAAGCGACAGGTATTGCTTATGCAGATTTGATTACTGAATTATTACGTCTTGCACAAGAACGATACGATGAGAAAAAATTGTATCAACAAGTGAATTAA
- a CDS encoding NAD(P)H-dependent glycerol-3-phosphate dehydrogenase, which translates to MKQKVAVLGAGSWGSALAKCLSENGHDVTLWGNHQQQIDEINRTHTNEQYLKNITLPTNIFATTDTQKALQDVDAVVFVVPTNAVRSVCETIAPYLSSRPMIIHAGKGLEQGTNLRISEVIEQQIDRELYKEIVVLSGPSHAEEVARKDITTITAASKCIEASEYTQKLFMNHYFRVYTNTDIIGVELGAALKNIIAIGAGVINGIGFGDNAKAALVTRGLVEITRFGLQFGALQETFSGLSGVGDLIVTCTSIHSRNWQFGNLIGKGLSKQEALDKINMAVEGVYTVEVVYDIAQKHGIDMPITQAIYEVIYDGVLPKNAIESLMNRDGKSERYI; encoded by the coding sequence ATGAAACAAAAAGTTGCCGTTTTAGGTGCTGGTTCATGGGGGAGTGCACTAGCTAAATGTTTAAGTGAAAACGGACATGATGTGACGTTGTGGGGCAATCATCAACAACAAATTGATGAAATCAATCGCACGCACACCAATGAGCAATATTTAAAAAACATTACACTACCGACAAATATTTTTGCCACAACGGATACCCAAAAGGCGTTGCAAGATGTGGATGCGGTTGTGTTTGTTGTTCCTACCAATGCGGTAAGATCAGTTTGTGAAACGATTGCGCCGTATTTATCTTCTCGCCCAATGATTATTCATGCTGGTAAAGGATTAGAACAAGGAACCAACTTACGTATTTCAGAAGTGATTGAACAGCAAATCGACCGTGAATTGTATAAGGAGATTGTTGTTTTATCCGGGCCAAGTCATGCTGAAGAAGTTGCTAGAAAAGATATTACGACAATTACGGCAGCAAGCAAGTGTATTGAAGCTAGCGAATATACTCAAAAATTATTTATGAATCATTATTTTAGAGTATATACAAATACGGATATTATTGGCGTAGAATTAGGTGCCGCGTTAAAAAATATTATTGCTATTGGAGCGGGGGTTATTAACGGTATAGGATTTGGCGATAATGCCAAAGCAGCGTTAGTGACACGTGGATTAGTTGAAATCACGCGATTTGGATTACAGTTCGGTGCGTTACAAGAAACATTTTCAGGGTTATCTGGTGTTGGTGATTTAATTGTAACGTGTACAAGTATACATTCGCGCAACTGGCAATTTGGAAACTTAATCGGAAAAGGATTGTCTAAACAAGAAGCGCTTGATAAAATTAATATGGCAGTTGAGGGGGTCTATACGGTGGAAGTTGTGTATGACATTGCACAAAAACACGGTATTGATATGCCAATTACACAAGCCATTTATGAAGTGATTTATGACGGTGTATTACCGAAAAATGCTATTGAATCGTTAATGAACCGTGATGGTAAATCAGAAAGATATATTTAG